In Ovis aries strain OAR_USU_Benz2616 breed Rambouillet chromosome 17, ARS-UI_Ramb_v3.0, whole genome shotgun sequence, the following proteins share a genomic window:
- the RHOF gene encoding rho-related GTP-binding protein RhoF isoform X1, with product MDAAGAPAPAATAAPGSGRKELKIVIVGDGGCGKTSLLMVYSQGSFPEHYAPSVFEKYTASVTVGSKEVTLNLYDTAGQEDYDRLRPLSYQNTHLVLICYDVMNPTSYDNVLIKWFPEVTHFCRGIPMVLIGCKTDLRKDKEQLRKLRAAQLEPITYTQGQSACEQIRAALYLECSAKFRENVEDVFREAAKVALSALKKAQRQKQHRLCLLL from the exons ATGGACGCTGCTggggccccggccccggccgcaACCGCCGCCCCGGGCTCCGGCCGGAAGGAGCTGAAGATTGTGATCGTAGGCGACGGCGGCTGCGGCAAGACTTCGCTGCTCATGGTGTACAGCCAGGGCTCTTTCCCCGAG CACTACGCCCCATCCGTGTTCGAGAAGTACACAGCCAGCGTGACCGTGGGCAGCAAGGAGGTGACCCTGAACCTCTACGACACCGCCG GGCAGGAAGATTACGACCGGCTTCGGCCCCTGTCCTACCAGAACACCCATCTCGTGCTCATCTGCTATGACGTCATGAACCCCACTAGCTACGACAACGTTCTCATCAAG TGGTTCCCTGAGGTCACACATTTCTGTCGGGGGATCCCCATGGTGCTCATTGGCTGCAAGACAGACCTGAGGAAGGACAAGGAGCAGCTGCGCAAGCTCCGGGCAGCCCAGCTGGAGCCCATCACCTACACACAG GGCCAAAGCGCCTGTGAGCAGATCCGGGCCGCCCTCTACCTGGAATGTTCTGCCAAGTTTCGGGAGAATGTGGAAGACGTCTTCCGGGAGGCCGCCAAGGTTGCCCTCAGCGCTCTGAAAAAGGCACAGCGGCAGAAACAACACCGGCTTTGCTTGCTGCTCTGA
- the RHOF gene encoding rho-related GTP-binding protein RhoF (The RefSeq protein has 1 substitution, 1 non-frameshifting indel compared to this genomic sequence) yields MDAAGAPAPAPAPPAAPGSGRKELKIVIVGDGGCGKTSLLMVYSQGSFPEHYAPSVFEKYTASVTVGSKEVTLNLYDTAGQEDYDRLRPLSYQNTHLVLICYDVMNPTSYDNVLIKWFPEVTHFCRGIPMVLIGCKTDLRKDKEQLRKLRAAQLEPITYTQGQSACEQIRAALYLECSAKFRENVEDVFREAAKVALSALKKAQRQKQHRLCLLL; encoded by the exons ATGGACGCTGCTggggccccggccccggccgcaACCGCCGCCCCGGGCTCCGGCCGGAAGGAGCTGAAGATTGTGATCGTAGGCGACGGCGGCTGCGGCAAGACTTCGCTGCTCATGGTGTACAGCCAGGGCTCTTTCCCCGAG CACTACGCCCCATCCGTGTTCGAGAAGTACACAGCCAGCGTGACCGTGGGCAGCAAGGAGGTGACCCTGAACCTCTACGACACCGCCG GGCAGGAAGATTACGACCGGCTTCGGCCCCTGTCCTACCAGAACACCCATCTCGTGCTCATCTGCTATGACGTCATGAACCCCACTAGCTACGACAACGTTCTCATCAAG TGGTTCCCTGAGGTCACACATTTCTGTCGGGGGATCCCCATGGTGCTCATTGGCTGCAAGACAGACCTGAGGAAGGACAAGGAGCAGCTGCGCAAGCTCCGGGCAGCCCAGCTGGAGCCCATCACCTACACACAG GGCCAAAGCGCCTGTGAGCAGATCCGGGCCGCCCTCTACCTGGAATGTTCTGCCAAGTTTCGGGAGAATGTGGAAGACGTCTTCCGGGAGGCCGCCAAGGTTGCCCTCAGCGCTCTGAAAAAGGCACAGCGGCAGAAACAACACCGGCTTTGCTTGCTGCTCTGA